From Paenibacillus graminis, a single genomic window includes:
- a CDS encoding bifunctional 2',3'-cyclic-nucleotide 2'-phosphodiesterase/3'-nucleotidase, whose translation MGERRWNKPIASILATTVLAAQVLGGVFAVPVLGAGKAEAAGAEAVDPGTPGTINLRLMSTTDVHTNVMGWDYFKNNSSLTVGLDRTATLVKQAKAEPKGTYNLLLDNGDLIQGTPLGTYLSKQADPEGKLNQIHPMIAAMNIMGYDAATLGNHEFNYGLNYLESVTSATYATYSHSNNFPKFPYLNANVYVDDKDNDPANDVNYFTPYKILDKKVKDSNGVEQTIKVGLIGLVTPQIMDWDKANLEGKVITKDIAATASKFVPQMKAEGADVIVAMAHTGFDKSAVEGDFSENDINALSKVAGIDAITFSHTHKVFPAADVKSLDASFKDAAGNELPGIDNGKGQINGVPAVQAGYGGGYLGLIDLAISQDPAKSGHWKVDKSASTSSTRSIYRNENKVNISNVEPDPEVDAAVAANHQATIKYVSEQLGTTNVPMNSYFALVQDDPTVQIVTYAQKRYVENLINTDPSLAQYKGKAILSVGAPFKAGRNGPDEYTEIEAGPLTIRSASDLYLYDNTLKAVEVSGATVKEWVEMSAGAFNRIDPAVSTPQELLNSKFAVYNFDVIDGIKYKIDVTKNAKYNTDGTINDGSSSRVTSITYNDQPLNMDQKFIVVTNNYRASGGGNFPIKDGKLIIDTLEENRQVLMDYIKEAGTVNQPADNNWSIQPIKGDVKVTFTSSPKAKKVLLKDDKITDTGTQNDKGFEIYNLDLSGDVKVHILGINDFHGQLDTTSYVGDNAVGTAAILATYLKTARAQYANSLLVHNGDSVGASAPVSSRERDKPTLEWMNLMKFDVGTLGNHEFDQGVAALKAQIFGGVDPVNEKITHAPVNFDYINANAVDKDTGKPIIKPYTIKEVGGVKIGFIGVVTKATPSKVSPAGTAGVRFLSAEEEVAAIGKYAAELQKQGVETIIVLAHDPATTKGDVTTGEAADLAKALPADSPVDVIVAGDNHALANGVVNGKLIVQAYSYGTAFEDIKLVIDPDTKDVKAKSATVTSTLQKGVEPDAETVALVNKYLKLHPELALPVGTTDGSVTRTDAYNNEAPLGNLIADAMRQADFKDGKGIADFAFMNPGGIRADLPKGNVSFGDLAKIQPFGNTLVKLTLTGEQIKTLLQQQWGTKADGTADTKTLQISGLKYTANMYLPVADRIASLTKTDGTPISMTESYTAVVNNFMAAGGDNYSVLTKASESLAGPIDLDVFYDYVQNTFKGGAITAAIEGRITNNLTASTPAPGQGGGGGGGTAPTATPKPTATPAPAATATPAPAATATPAPTPTPAITFGDLGKVAWAQEAINSLAAKGILKGIDGKNFAPNKTVTRAEFVAMLVRALNLTPSGASTKFSDVKQGVWYTDAIAAAVNAGIVKGSGNGKFEPGREVTREEMALMIAAALKDQLQPIDSASVLAGFGDKSKIASYAQEAVAQLTQLGIVNGVDGKKFAPKSDATRAQAAVIIYRMLEKKAS comes from the coding sequence ATGGGAGAAAGAAGATGGAACAAGCCGATAGCTTCGATATTGGCGACCACCGTTCTGGCAGCACAAGTGCTGGGCGGAGTTTTTGCAGTTCCGGTTTTGGGAGCAGGCAAGGCAGAAGCCGCAGGCGCTGAAGCCGTAGATCCGGGAACTCCCGGGACAATTAATCTACGCCTGATGAGCACCACGGATGTTCACACCAATGTGATGGGCTGGGATTATTTTAAGAACAATTCATCGTTAACAGTGGGGCTGGACCGGACGGCGACTTTGGTGAAACAAGCCAAAGCAGAGCCGAAAGGAACATACAATCTTCTGCTCGATAACGGCGATTTGATTCAAGGCACACCGCTTGGCACATATCTGTCGAAGCAGGCTGATCCGGAGGGCAAGCTGAACCAAATTCATCCGATGATTGCGGCTATGAATATTATGGGCTATGATGCGGCAACACTTGGCAATCATGAATTTAACTATGGACTGAATTATTTGGAAAGTGTAACATCGGCAACTTATGCTACTTATAGCCATTCGAATAATTTTCCGAAGTTCCCCTATTTGAATGCAAACGTGTATGTGGATGACAAGGATAACGATCCTGCGAATGATGTAAACTATTTTACGCCTTACAAGATTTTGGACAAAAAAGTTAAAGACAGCAACGGCGTTGAGCAGACCATCAAGGTCGGTCTTATTGGCTTGGTGACCCCGCAGATCATGGACTGGGACAAAGCCAACCTGGAAGGCAAGGTCATCACCAAAGACATTGCTGCGACAGCCAGCAAATTTGTTCCGCAAATGAAGGCTGAAGGTGCTGATGTCATCGTCGCTATGGCGCATACCGGTTTTGACAAGTCCGCAGTGGAAGGCGACTTCTCCGAAAATGACATTAATGCGCTCAGCAAGGTAGCGGGCATTGATGCCATTACGTTCTCCCATACCCATAAGGTATTCCCTGCAGCGGATGTGAAGTCACTGGACGCATCATTCAAGGATGCCGCTGGCAACGAGCTGCCTGGCATCGACAATGGCAAAGGCCAGATTAACGGTGTTCCGGCAGTTCAAGCCGGTTATGGCGGAGGCTATTTGGGCCTGATCGACCTTGCCATTAGCCAGGACCCGGCTAAGAGCGGGCATTGGAAGGTGGACAAGTCCGCTTCCACTTCCTCGACACGTTCGATTTACAGAAACGAGAACAAAGTGAATATTTCCAATGTTGAACCGGACCCTGAGGTAGACGCGGCTGTTGCTGCCAATCATCAGGCCACAATTAAGTACGTCAGTGAACAGCTCGGCACAACAAACGTACCTATGAACAGCTATTTTGCTCTGGTGCAGGATGATCCGACCGTTCAGATCGTAACCTATGCCCAGAAGCGTTATGTCGAGAATCTGATTAATACAGATCCCTCCTTGGCCCAGTATAAGGGTAAGGCAATTCTTAGTGTAGGAGCACCCTTCAAGGCCGGACGCAACGGTCCGGATGAGTATACGGAAATCGAGGCAGGACCATTGACCATCCGCAGCGCAAGTGACTTGTACCTCTATGATAATACGCTGAAAGCGGTCGAGGTCAGTGGCGCTACGGTAAAAGAGTGGGTGGAGATGAGTGCGGGTGCATTCAACCGTATCGATCCGGCAGTTTCCACGCCGCAGGAGCTGCTCAACTCCAAGTTTGCCGTATATAATTTCGATGTTATTGACGGAATTAAATATAAGATTGATGTGACCAAAAATGCGAAATACAACACGGATGGAACAATTAATGACGGTTCCTCCAGCCGTGTAACTTCTATTACTTATAATGATCAGCCTCTTAATATGGATCAGAAGTTTATCGTTGTTACCAATAACTACCGTGCGAGCGGCGGGGGGAACTTCCCTATCAAGGACGGCAAGCTGATCATTGATACGCTGGAAGAAAACCGTCAGGTTCTGATGGATTATATCAAGGAAGCAGGTACCGTGAATCAGCCTGCGGACAACAACTGGTCTATCCAGCCGATCAAAGGGGATGTCAAAGTAACCTTTACCTCATCTCCGAAGGCTAAGAAGGTATTGCTTAAGGATGACAAAATTACGGATACCGGCACACAGAACGATAAAGGGTTCGAAATTTATAACCTCGATCTGAGCGGTGATGTCAAGGTTCACATTCTTGGAATCAATGACTTCCACGGCCAATTGGATACAACATCCTATGTAGGCGACAATGCTGTGGGCACAGCTGCCATTCTGGCAACTTACCTGAAAACGGCACGTGCACAATATGCGAACTCGCTGCTTGTCCACAATGGAGACTCTGTAGGAGCTTCAGCTCCAGTGTCCTCAAGGGAGCGCGACAAGCCGACGCTGGAATGGATGAACCTGATGAAGTTCGATGTCGGAACTTTGGGCAACCATGAGTTCGACCAGGGTGTCGCAGCACTTAAAGCACAAATTTTTGGCGGTGTAGACCCAGTAAATGAAAAAATTACCCATGCACCTGTGAATTTTGACTATATTAATGCCAATGCAGTAGATAAAGATACAGGCAAACCTATTATCAAACCGTATACCATCAAAGAAGTGGGCGGTGTGAAAATCGGATTTATCGGCGTGGTTACCAAAGCCACTCCAAGCAAGGTATCTCCGGCCGGCACAGCCGGTGTGAGATTCCTGAGCGCTGAGGAAGAGGTTGCGGCGATTGGCAAATATGCTGCAGAGCTTCAGAAGCAAGGCGTTGAAACGATTATTGTCCTTGCCCATGACCCGGCAACCACCAAAGGGGATGTGACTACAGGCGAAGCCGCGGACTTAGCCAAGGCTCTTCCGGCCGATTCACCGGTTGATGTCATCGTGGCCGGCGACAATCATGCGCTTGCCAATGGCGTAGTGAACGGTAAGCTGATTGTTCAGGCTTATTCCTACGGAACCGCATTTGAAGACATCAAATTGGTGATTGATCCGGATACCAAGGATGTCAAAGCCAAATCAGCTACCGTAACCTCAACCCTCCAAAAAGGAGTGGAACCGGATGCTGAAACGGTGGCCTTGGTGAACAAGTACCTTAAGCTTCACCCGGAGTTGGCCCTGCCAGTCGGCACTACAGACGGTTCGGTTACCCGTACGGATGCCTACAATAATGAAGCTCCTCTCGGCAACCTGATTGCCGACGCTATGCGCCAGGCTGATTTTAAAGATGGCAAAGGCATTGCAGATTTCGCCTTCATGAATCCGGGCGGCATCCGCGCCGATCTTCCAAAAGGCAATGTATCTTTTGGCGACCTGGCGAAGATCCAGCCGTTCGGCAACACGCTGGTGAAGCTGACGCTGACCGGTGAGCAGATCAAAACCCTGCTTCAGCAGCAATGGGGAACCAAAGCTGACGGAACGGCTGACACCAAAACCCTTCAGATCTCCGGTCTGAAATATACCGCAAATATGTATCTGCCGGTGGCTGACCGGATTGCCAGCCTGACCAAGACTGACGGAACACCGATCAGCATGACAGAAAGCTACACGGCAGTCGTCAACAACTTCATGGCTGCGGGCGGCGATAACTACAGTGTACTGACCAAGGCCAGTGAATCCCTGGCAGGTCCGATAGACCTGGATGTCTTCTATGATTACGTTCAGAACACATTTAAGGGCGGGGCGATTACGGCCGCGATTGAGGGCCGGATTACGAATAACCTGACAGCTTCAACGCCAGCTCCGGGTCAAGGCGGCGGAGGCGGAGGGGGTACTGCACCAACAGCTACGCCAAAACCTACGGCTACACCTGCACCGGCTGCAACGGCAACGCCTGCACCGGCCGCAACCGCAACTCCGGCTCCTACACCAACGCCTGCAATCACTTTTGGTGATTTAGGCAAAGTGGCTTGGGCGCAGGAAGCGATCAATTCTTTGGCGGCCAAGGGCATCCTAAAAGGAATTGACGGAAAGAATTTCGCTCCGAACAAGACAGTAACACGCGCAGAATTTGTTGCGATGCTGGTTCGTGCACTGAACCTCACTCCTTCAGGAGCAAGCACCAAATTCAGCGATGTGAAGCAAGGGGTATGGTATACCGATGCCATAGCTGCTGCTGTTAACGCCGGTATTGTGAAAGGCTCCGGCAACGGCAAGTTCGAGCCGGGCCGTGAAGTGACCCGTGAAGAGATGGCGCTTATGATCGCGGCAGCGCTTAAGGATCAATTGCAGCCCATCGACTCTGCATCCGTACTGGCCGGCTTTGGCGACAAGTCGAAAATCGCTTCCTATGCTCAAGAGGCTGTAGCCCAGCTTACACAGCTTGGCATTGTCAACGGAGTGGATGGAAAGAAATTTGCGCCGAAGAGCGATGCTACCCGTGCACAGGCAGCGGTCATCATTTACCGTATGCTGGAGAAGAAAGCTTCCTAA
- a CDS encoding transcriptional regulator produces MSVKEQVFDIIKASETPLSAGEVEKLSGLERKAIDKAFTELKKENAIVSPVRCKWEAAVK; encoded by the coding sequence ATGAGTGTTAAGGAACAGGTATTCGATATTATTAAGGCATCGGAAACTCCGCTCAGCGCAGGCGAGGTTGAAAAGCTGTCCGGTCTGGAACGCAAAGCCATTGACAAAGCCTTCACCGAACTAAAAAAAGAAAATGCGATTGTCTCCCCGGTCCGCTGCAAGTGGGAAGCTGCCGTCAAGTAA
- a CDS encoding SPFH domain-containing protein, translated as MKEKTLHPISGFLVIALIAICVAGGIYGAAHDYAMIPVILFVVAGVLCTSITVVQPNKSVVVTFFGKYVGTIVNSGLFAVIPFSIRKTVSLRVRNFNSVKLKVNDVEGNPIEIAAVIVFKVVNSAKALFDVDKYMAFVEIQSETALRHVASRYPYDNFNESGMSLRANADEIAKELATELQERLSLSGVEVIEARLTHLAYSTEIASTMLQRQQASAILSARQIIVEGAVGMVDMAIRQLKESGVVELDEERKAAMINNLMVAIVSERGASPVINAGSLY; from the coding sequence ATGAAAGAAAAAACATTGCATCCAATCAGCGGCTTTCTGGTTATTGCGCTAATTGCCATCTGTGTGGCAGGAGGGATTTACGGTGCAGCTCATGACTATGCTATGATTCCCGTTATCCTGTTTGTCGTAGCAGGTGTGCTTTGTACGAGTATTACGGTAGTGCAGCCGAATAAGTCTGTCGTGGTAACCTTTTTTGGTAAATACGTCGGTACCATTGTCAACAGCGGGCTCTTTGCCGTCATTCCCTTCAGCATCCGCAAGACCGTATCCCTGCGGGTGCGCAATTTCAACAGTGTGAAGCTGAAGGTAAATGATGTCGAGGGGAATCCGATTGAGATTGCCGCAGTTATCGTATTTAAGGTAGTCAATTCTGCCAAAGCGTTGTTTGATGTCGACAAATATATGGCTTTTGTAGAAATTCAGAGTGAGACTGCGCTGCGGCATGTGGCCAGCCGGTATCCTTACGACAATTTTAACGAATCCGGGATGTCCCTGCGGGCGAATGCGGATGAAATCGCCAAGGAGCTGGCAACGGAGCTGCAGGAACGTCTTTCCTTATCCGGTGTTGAAGTCATCGAGGCACGCCTGACACATCTCGCGTATTCCACTGAAATCGCCAGCACCATGCTGCAGCGCCAGCAGGCGTCCGCCATTCTGTCCGCACGGCAGATTATTGTTGAGGGTGCCGTCGGCATGGTGGATATGGCGATCCGCCAGCTGAAAGAGAGCGGTGTAGTCGAGCTTGATGAAGAACGCAAAGCGGCGATGATTAACAATCTGATGGTAGCGATTGTGTCGGAGCGCGGTGCGAGTCCGGTCATTAACGCCGGCTCGTTATACTAA
- a CDS encoding toxin-antitoxin system HicB family antitoxin: MAAKKSFPLRIDPELHEALERWAGEEFRSVNGHIEYLLREALKRAGRLPERKRREE, encoded by the coding sequence ATGGCGGCCAAGAAGAGCTTTCCGCTGCGGATCGATCCCGAACTGCACGAGGCGCTGGAACGGTGGGCAGGAGAAGAATTTCGCAGCGTGAACGGACACATCGAATACTTGCTGCGTGAGGCTTTGAAACGCGCAGGCCGCTTGCCTGAACGGAAACGCCGGGAAGAATAG
- the thrS gene encoding threonine--tRNA ligase, translating to MPVNIKLPDGSVREYAEGSSIDDVAASISSGLRKNAAAGKLNGIVVDLATPLQEGALVEIVTLDSPEGLEVMRHSTAHLMAQAVRRLFGTKEVKLGVGPVIEDGFYYDMDLEHPLNPEDLLKIEKEMERIVSENLPIIRKEVSRREALERFGELGDPYKLELIEALPEDSVITIYEQGEFFDLCRGPHVPSTAKIKVFKLMNVAGAYWRGDSKNKMLQRVYGTAWIKKAQLDEHLRLLEEAKKRDHRKLGKELEIFTFNQLVGQGLPIWLPKGAKLRSILERYIVDLEASLGYQHVYTPVLGNVELYKTSGHWEHYQEDMFPKMTIDTEEFVLRPMNCPHHMMIYKSSMHSYRDLPIRIAELGTMHRYEMSGALTGLHRVRSMTLNDSHIFCRLDQIKSEFTRVLDLIKQVYSDFGIHDYRFRLSYRDPQDTEKYFQNDEMWETAQRMLREVAEEAGLPFFEADGEAAFYGPKLDVQIRTALGKEETLSTVQIDFLLPERFELEYVGDDGQKHRPVVLHRGILGTMERFVAFLLENFAGSLPLWLSPQQVKIIPVSSAFDDYAKEVEAKLLASGIRAEVDLRNEKMGYKIREAQLEKLPYMFVVGENEMNAGSVSIRKRGEGDIGAQPLQEVIAALVKEVAERVI from the coding sequence ATGCCGGTAAATATTAAGCTTCCGGACGGCTCGGTCCGGGAATATGCGGAGGGCAGCAGCATTGACGATGTAGCGGCTTCGATCAGCAGCGGGCTCCGCAAGAATGCGGCAGCAGGCAAGCTCAACGGGATTGTTGTAGACTTGGCAACGCCGCTGCAGGAAGGTGCGTTAGTGGAGATCGTGACCCTGGATTCGCCGGAAGGCCTCGAAGTGATGCGCCACAGTACTGCCCACTTGATGGCGCAGGCGGTTCGGCGCTTGTTCGGAACCAAGGAGGTTAAGCTGGGGGTAGGTCCGGTAATCGAAGATGGCTTCTATTATGATATGGATCTGGAGCACCCGCTGAATCCGGAGGATCTGCTCAAGATCGAGAAGGAAATGGAACGTATCGTATCCGAGAATCTGCCGATTATCCGCAAAGAGGTCAGCCGCAGGGAAGCGCTGGAGCGTTTCGGCGAGCTGGGCGATCCGTACAAGCTGGAGCTGATCGAGGCGCTGCCTGAGGATAGCGTGATCACGATTTATGAACAGGGAGAGTTCTTTGACCTCTGCCGCGGTCCGCATGTCCCTTCCACAGCGAAGATCAAAGTCTTCAAGCTGATGAATGTAGCCGGAGCTTACTGGCGCGGCGACAGCAAGAACAAGATGCTTCAACGTGTATATGGTACAGCCTGGATCAAAAAAGCACAGCTCGATGAGCATCTGCGTCTGTTGGAGGAAGCCAAGAAACGCGACCACCGGAAGCTCGGCAAAGAGCTGGAAATCTTCACATTCAACCAGCTGGTAGGCCAGGGTCTGCCGATCTGGCTGCCAAAAGGCGCGAAGCTGCGCAGTATTCTGGAACGTTATATCGTGGATCTGGAAGCCAGCCTCGGCTATCAGCATGTATACACTCCGGTGCTTGGCAACGTGGAACTGTACAAAACTTCCGGGCACTGGGAGCATTACCAGGAAGATATGTTCCCGAAGATGACGATCGATACTGAAGAATTCGTCCTCCGCCCGATGAACTGCCCGCATCACATGATGATATATAAGAGCTCGATGCACAGCTACCGTGATCTGCCGATCCGTATCGCTGAGCTGGGTACGATGCACCGCTATGAGATGTCCGGCGCGTTGACAGGTCTGCACCGCGTGCGCTCCATGACGCTGAACGATTCCCATATCTTCTGCCGTCTGGACCAGATTAAGAGCGAGTTCACCCGTGTGCTGGATCTGATCAAGCAGGTGTACAGCGATTTCGGCATTCACGATTACCGCTTCCGCTTGTCCTACCGTGATCCGCAGGATACCGAGAAATATTTCCAGAACGATGAAATGTGGGAAACTGCACAGCGGATGCTGCGTGAAGTGGCTGAGGAAGCCGGCTTGCCGTTCTTTGAAGCGGATGGCGAAGCCGCGTTCTACGGTCCGAAGCTGGACGTGCAGATCCGGACGGCACTGGGCAAAGAAGAAACATTATCCACCGTACAGATCGACTTCCTGCTTCCTGAGCGCTTTGAGCTGGAATATGTCGGGGATGATGGTCAAAAGCACCGTCCGGTCGTGCTGCACCGTGGTATCCTCGGCACCATGGAGCGTTTTGTAGCCTTCCTGCTGGAGAACTTTGCCGGTTCCCTGCCGCTCTGGCTGTCTCCTCAGCAGGTGAAGATCATTCCGGTATCCTCGGCATTTGATGATTATGCCAAGGAGGTTGAAGCGAAGCTGCTGGCCAGCGGCATCCGGGCCGAAGTAGACCTGCGCAACGAGAAAATGGGCTACAAGATCCGGGAAGCGCAGCTGGAGAAGCTGCCTTATATGTTCGTGGTCGGTGAGAACGAGATGAATGCGGGAAGCGTCTCAATCCGCAAGCGCGGTGAAGGCGATATCGGTGCCCAGCCGCTTCAGGAAGTTATTGCTGCATTGGTTAAGGAAGTTGCGGAGCGTGTAATCTAA
- a CDS encoding 3D domain-containing protein, producing MPFSSVHSHTLNDVLSVGQAALYAQGESVSRGVSRSEALAQSGQPAASQAPKHSAAPQPVQPSAKQPLRPASIQVAAPAPEQIISSLKVTATGYTAGYESTGKTAKHPQYGITYSGVKVRRDKNAVSTIAADPKVIPLGSVLYIPGYGYAVVADTGSAIKGRKIDLYFSTTKQVYKEWGKKTVVVQLIKRGNGKCTENMLKSLGQAIQTYNAIPQDLLEEVI from the coding sequence ATGCCGTTCAGCAGTGTCCACAGCCATACTCTAAATGACGTGCTTTCGGTTGGCCAAGCCGCGCTGTACGCTCAGGGGGAGTCCGTTTCCAGAGGGGTTTCCCGTTCAGAGGCGCTTGCCCAGTCGGGCCAGCCGGCGGCAAGCCAGGCACCGAAGCATTCAGCAGCACCTCAGCCAGTCCAACCATCGGCGAAGCAGCCGCTGAGGCCGGCATCCATTCAGGTGGCGGCACCTGCACCGGAGCAGATTATCTCTTCTCTAAAAGTAACAGCTACAGGCTATACAGCAGGTTATGAGTCTACAGGCAAAACCGCAAAACATCCGCAGTACGGCATTACCTATTCAGGTGTCAAAGTCCGCCGGGATAAAAATGCCGTCTCAACCATCGCCGCGGACCCGAAAGTCATTCCGCTTGGCAGCGTGCTGTATATACCTGGCTATGGCTACGCGGTTGTAGCGGATACAGGTTCAGCCATTAAAGGCCGGAAAATTGATCTGTATTTCAGCACCACCAAGCAGGTCTATAAGGAGTGGGGAAAGAAGACGGTAGTGGTTCAGCTCATTAAGCGGGGGAACGGAAAATGTACCGAGAACATGCTGAAGAGTCTGGGACAGGCCATCCAAACTTATAATGCCATCCCGCAGGATCTGCTTGAGGAAGTTATTTAA
- the liaF gene encoding cell wall-active antibiotics response protein LiaF produces the protein MKRRFTSQILGGLILIGLGAMFLLRQMGYTDFNIGSLFADYWPVILIVMGVQNVLSTNDHGKGSSLFWGFFYLALGVFFLGRNLDWFYVSAGDFFKLLIPVMLIGGGLYVIFKPRNHTPPVPPSPPTFYPPGPEKSSLDVEPPKPLESTLDEQFEQKFGKPEGKRDWNEYLQKDDEDEDEDNGHIRSSADSRWQEKHERHERRRQERQERHARRHGEWHGRFDDGDDSKETTHRSAFIGDVHMGKDHFQLKNTNISQFIGDTVLDLTNAQIPYGETKINISAFVGDIKVYVPEDMNLGVKVNSSSFIGDMQVLEQSRSGFMSSVQCKTPYYKEAGKKVRINVSAFIGDIKIKTVG, from the coding sequence ATGAAAAGACGATTCACCAGCCAGATCCTCGGGGGTCTGATCCTGATTGGTCTGGGAGCGATGTTTCTGCTTAGGCAGATGGGGTACACCGATTTCAACATAGGTTCTTTGTTCGCCGATTATTGGCCGGTTATTCTTATCGTCATGGGTGTGCAGAATGTTCTGTCCACGAATGACCACGGCAAGGGATCATCTCTGTTTTGGGGGTTCTTTTATCTCGCGCTTGGGGTGTTTTTCCTGGGCCGCAACCTGGATTGGTTCTATGTATCGGCAGGCGATTTTTTCAAATTGCTGATTCCCGTTATGCTGATCGGCGGAGGGCTATACGTAATCTTCAAACCGCGGAATCATACACCTCCCGTTCCGCCGTCACCGCCAACTTTCTATCCTCCGGGACCTGAAAAAAGCTCTTTGGACGTTGAACCGCCCAAACCTCTCGAATCCACGCTCGATGAGCAGTTCGAGCAGAAATTCGGCAAGCCTGAGGGCAAGCGGGATTGGAACGAATATCTGCAAAAGGATGATGAGGACGAGGATGAGGACAACGGGCATATCCGCTCATCGGCGGATTCACGCTGGCAGGAAAAGCATGAGCGGCATGAACGCAGACGTCAGGAGCGGCAGGAGCGCCACGCCCGCCGGCATGGCGAATGGCACGGCAGGTTTGACGATGGGGATGACTCGAAGGAAACGACGCACCGCTCCGCTTTTATCGGGGATGTTCATATGGGCAAGGATCATTTCCAGCTCAAAAATACGAATATTTCGCAGTTCATCGGCGACACCGTGCTGGATCTGACCAATGCGCAGATTCCTTACGGGGAGACGAAGATTAATATCTCTGCTTTTGTAGGCGACATCAAGGTGTACGTGCCGGAAGACATGAATTTAGGCGTGAAGGTCAACAGCAGCTCTTTTATCGGAGACATGCAGGTTCTGGAACAATCACGGAGCGGGTTCATGAGCAGTGTCCAATGCAAGACTCCTTATTATAAGGAAGCCGGCAAAAAAGTCCGCATTAATGTCAGTGCCTTCATTGGCGACATTAAAATCAAAACGGTAGGTTAG
- a CDS encoding HAMP domain-containing sensor histidine kinase, translating into MGKLLSNTKWMLLVYFLLSGGVTAGLMYAGTCLGYIEVQDYRMWLYLCAGIVLFTVIVGYMAGQRIQRRIDLLDLNMLQVAKGNLSVRMPESDDQSFTRVYHEFNMMMDTVENKMQLLQRLGEQEVIEKEKAAESAVLEERRRMARDLHDTVSQQLFAIHMSASSLPKVLERNAEHGKTVMDQLITMSQMAQKQMRALIAQLRPVELEGHNLFEALEKWFPDYCRQNGLKGVKELELQGELSEAIEHQLFLIIQESMANIVKHAGARMVSLSLREVPRQVVLSISDDGQGFEHVQHKQGSYGLTTMRERAEKLGGQVEIISRKGAGTTIRVHIPKFLQGSPELDSTGAAEG; encoded by the coding sequence ATGGGGAAATTGTTAAGCAATACCAAATGGATGCTGCTGGTGTATTTTCTCCTTAGCGGCGGTGTAACCGCCGGACTTATGTATGCGGGGACATGCCTCGGCTATATCGAAGTTCAGGATTACCGCATGTGGTTGTATCTCTGTGCCGGGATTGTGCTGTTCACGGTAATTGTTGGGTATATGGCGGGCCAGCGGATTCAGCGGCGGATTGATCTTCTGGATCTGAATATGCTTCAGGTAGCCAAAGGCAATCTTTCCGTGAGAATGCCTGAGAGCGACGACCAGTCTTTTACCAGAGTGTACCACGAGTTCAACATGATGATGGACACGGTGGAGAACAAAATGCAGCTGCTGCAGCGTTTGGGCGAGCAGGAAGTGATCGAAAAGGAAAAGGCGGCGGAGAGTGCGGTACTTGAAGAGCGCAGGCGTATGGCCCGGGATTTGCATGATACGGTGAGCCAGCAGCTGTTCGCGATTCATATGTCCGCTTCTTCGCTGCCTAAAGTGCTGGAACGGAACGCAGAGCACGGTAAAACCGTAATGGATCAGCTGATTACCATGTCCCAAATGGCCCAGAAGCAGATGAGAGCCCTGATTGCCCAGCTTCGGCCGGTGGAATTGGAGGGGCATAATCTTTTTGAAGCGCTGGAGAAATGGTTCCCGGATTATTGCCGCCAGAACGGGCTTAAAGGCGTGAAGGAGCTTGAGCTGCAGGGGGAATTGTCTGAAGCGATTGAGCATCAGCTATTCCTGATCATACAGGAATCGATGGCGAATATTGTCAAGCATGCAGGCGCGCGTATGGTCAGCCTTTCGCTGCGCGAAGTCCCGAGACAAGTGGTGCTGAGCATTAGCGATGACGGTCAGGGCTTCGAGCATGTGCAGCATAAGCAAGGCTCCTACGGACTGACAACGATGCGGGAACGGGCCGAGAAGCTTGGCGGACAAGTGGAAATCATCAGCCGCAAGGGAGCGGGCACTACGATCCGCGTACATATACCCAAATTTCTGCAGGGCAGCCCGGAGCTGGACAGCACGGGTGCTGCCGAGGGCTGA